Sequence from the Pelodiscus sinensis isolate JC-2024 chromosome 30, ASM4963464v1, whole genome shotgun sequence genome:
gagggtggtttattgctcctccagcacagcgcagcacagatgtaatctggttacaggaactggggctaagaggcctcagtgccccccttgagataggggagtcccagccccctccccagctccttattccctgcttTTCAGCCAGCAagtaactaaccctcttccagccctgccccccagtcagggcagcatccaccttcctttgttcctctccatggggggtgtctggttcaacaggtttttgagtcacctttgcatagtgaggttttccctgctgggtcttgctccagacagcaggggtcaccacagcccagcaagtacccccactacgtcacagaccgGCCTTcggtctgacccggtctggcccCTCTTACATCCCCTGGTGGCCCCAGAAAAagtgtctccctcccccagctaccCCAGTGCATCAGGGCCAGGGTGAGTCCAGCCCCCAGGGGACCCCTGgcctgttcctccccccccccactcaccagcgtgggcccagaggggcaggagggcggctgccggcagcaggagcagcagcagcatgctcagctcagctcagctcaggctCAGGTGCGTCTGACTCACCTCCCGGGGGCGACAGTCACAGCCGGGCCGGGGCCAGGAAACCTCAGGCCACAGGGAGCTGTGGGCCCCACTATGTCACATCCCCCGGCCCTGGGAACTCAGCCCCTCGGCCGttctcagcctcccctgccccggggcctggactggctctgcggggtcctcggggtggaagctctcctgcagccccccgattacccacccggatggcagcctgcggcaagtgcagccgggctgatggccgagtgctgtgatgtgcccagtgtgggtactccgggcactccaagccaggactgctttgcaagcggggaaccctgagaactgtctgtccggggtcgggaccctttaagcacagccctcggctagcctgagacagcagctccacgctctaagtcctaacctgatgccctgccggcactgcttccggccatccttaaccccggttcagggtccactcagtgtggacatgctagttcgaattagcacaatgctaattcgaactagtttttaggtttagatgcgctaatttgaattagcttagttggaattaactaattagaattaagttagttcgaattagtgctgtagtgtagacatatccatagatagatagaagggttttgtggggatagatagatagatagatagatagatagatagatggcgTGTATgggggtagatagatagatagatagatagatagagggggtgtatggggatagatagatagatagatagatagatagatagatagatagatagatagatagagggggtgtgtggggatagatagatagatagatagatagatagatagatagagggggtgtgtggggatagatagatagatagatagatagatagatagatagagggggtgtgtggggatagatagatagatagatagatagatagatagatagatagatagatagatagatagatggcgTGTATgggggtagatagatagatagagggggagGATGGGGACGGGAACATTCCAGCTTTGAGAAGAGGAGGCCAAGGGGGGTTAGGTTGGTGTAGGGGTTCTCTaactttgtgatactgtgacCCCCCCTCTAAATTGCTGCAGCCCCCCGGGTTGAGTAACAAGGGGGTAGGAGAAAGGGGTTTTATTTCCTGCTGGTCACACAGGCAggcgggtcgggggggggggggtgggtgtcaTGAGATGAAAGGAACAGGTTTGAGGTTTAAAGACACCAAAGGAAGTTTCCCTTCACACAACAAACAGTCGGCCTGTGACACTTCTCCCCTGGGGTGCGGTGAGGGCGGGACTCTCACAGGTTCGCAGAGGAGCTAGATAGATGCAGGCaggttatgtccataaaaggctgttagcccgGCTGGGCAGGaagggtccctggcctctgtgtgtcatggctgggaatgggcaacaggcgAGGGGTTCCTGGTCtctgtgtcaggggctgggaataggcgacaggggaggggtcactggatggttccctgttctgttccctccctcggggcacctggcactagccactgtggccgacaggacactgggctagatgggcctgaCTCCATCTGGCTGCTCTGGTGTCCCCAGATAAAGTGTCTCCCTCCCCCAGAAACTTCAGGGGCCTCCAGGGCCAGGGTGAGTCCTGCCCTCAGGGgactcctggctgcccccccccaaagtgtgggcccagaggggcaggaggggggctgccggcagcaggagcagcagcagcatctttacctggggctgggggaaggtgcGTCTGAGTCGGCTCCTGAGGGCGACACTCACAGCCGGGCCGGGGCCAGAGAACCTCAGGCCACAGGGAGCTGTGGGCCCCCACTCTGTCATGtccccccgcctccttccctcgCCCCCCCTTGCCATGCAATGTAGCCGCCGTCAGCACAAAGTCTCCTTCACCAGCAGCCCCCCGCACGTGCCAGTGAGTGACCACCGGGCCGGGCCAAACCTCCACGAAGGCCCTGTAGGATCGGGAGGGGGCCTGGGACACCTGCCCCCCAATGATTCACCCTGTGAAAGAAACTCCGCCCATccagaggcaggggaaagggggctTGGCTGGGATCAGAACCTCCCAACCCCCGCACACTGGTCTCTGGCCGGGCTCTCCCGAGTCCTAAGTCGACTTGTCCAGTTGCCGTCCATAGTGAACCAGGACAGTAATGAGCAGCAAACGACGTGTTCTCAGAGGatacctcacccccccccccacacctcccgtGTGCAAAGTCTATTAGAACAGGGGCACTGGATTGTATTGTGAgatagatagctagatagatagatagatagatagatagatagatagatagatagatgggggggtggggatagatagatagatagatagatagatagctagatagatagatagatagatagatagagggggggtgtggggatagatagatagatagatagatagatagatagatagatagagggggtgtatggggatagatagatagatagatagatagatagatagatagatagagggggtgtgtggggatagatagatagatagatagatagatagatagatagatagatagatagatagatacagggtgtgtgtggggatagatagatagatagatagatagatagatagatagatagatagatagaggggtgtatggggatagatagatagatagatagatagatagatagatagatagatagagggggtgtgtggggatagatagatagatagatagatagatagatagatagatagatagatagatagagggggtgtgtggggatagatagatagatagatagatagatagatagatagatagatagatagagggggtgtgtggggatagatagatagatagatagatagatagatagatagatagagggggtgtgtggggatagatagatagatagatagatagatagatagatagatagatagatagagggggtgtatggggatagatagatagatagatagatagatagatagatagatagatacagggggtgtgtggggatagatagatagatagatagatagatagatagatagatagatagatacagggggtgtgtggggatagatagatagatagatagatagatagatagatagatagatagagggggtgtatggggatagatagatagatagatagatagatagatagatagatagatagatagatagatagagggggtgtgtggggatagatagatagatagatagatagatagatagatagatagatagatagatagatagagggggtgtatggggatagatagatagatagggtatgtctacactaccccgctaattttAACTACCCCCTTtgcccaaactcccctccccctgcatagTGAGTTGGAGCGTTAGCAGAGGGTCTggtgcggggccaggagagggcagAACGGGGCCAGCTCCCGGTCACTCCAGTTCCTGCCGCTGCGGCGATTGTGGGGGGCGCAGCTGGCAGGGACTCCCCGTAATCCCCCAGGCCCATCCGCAGGACGACGGAGGTGGCTGTGGCGGGGTCCCCCAAAGCGCAGGGCCTTGGCTGGCTGCCCCGAACCCTCCTAAGGGCAGGACGGCTCCCAGGAAAGCACCGGGAACGCCCCTCGCTGCGGCCGAGCCGGGCACAGAAGGAAACCGGAGCTACCAACCCGAACGTGtcactggctggggagggaacGCAGCTCCCCGCTCTTCTGCCGCACCCCCACTGGGCTCAGCTGCTGAGTCCTGGCCCCCCAGGGACTCATTTCTCCCTGTTGCGCTGCAGGGGGTTGGTTTGCACCCCCAGGGCCCTGGCCACAGGTGCAGGAGGTGACGCTCTTCACACCCCAGGGCCTCCGCTCACTGCCGGCTCCCCACAGGCTCCCCACAGGCTGGGCCTACGTGACCCTgaggcttcctgccccccccccgggggtgtataaaccccagggctgtgtggggagcgcgccgctgccccagggacactgacgatgctgctgctgctcctggctctgctcctgccccccggcgcccctgAGGGTGAGTCTGAAGCCcccggccaggccaggcagctgaGCGGgcttgcggggggcggggggtagtgtagtgttggtaccttgctggtggctatgctgggcaatgggctgtgggtgacccccactggcggGTGTTTGTAGCAGGGCCCAGCAGGacgggatgagtcactaggcaaggggcgCCCAACCTGTCCCACAGGTcacctcccagggagggggacaaagggaggagggcggggtcCAGAAcctcgctggggggcagggctggggcagagttttagtttctggctgggagcatggaggaggcagcctgagcaaggggctgggatttagggcccaggctcccccatatcgaggggggctgaggcatcctaggcctgccctggaaccagattacatctgtgctgtgctgtgtcctggtgAAGCAATAAAtcacctctgttctactggctgggggagtctgttcgtgccattccggggtgcaggagacgggggaccccaacgcgccatcacagagGGCTTCTAAGGGCAGGGGGCCTGGATAAGGCACCAGGGGCTCTCCAGGACACTGCTGGGCACCATGGGGTGGGAGGTCTTGGGGGGGCACTAGCCCCCCAATTCCTCCAGCCTCTCACTCTCAAGGGGCCCCACAGGGGAGACCAGCGGGGGatgggcagcccagccccacgtGGCCCTTGCGGAGACCCGGCCTGGAGCACCCGCTGGGCCCCTGATCCCGGAGGAGTTTGAGCCGCCGGCCGCCACCTTGGGCTCTGGGTAAGTGCCAGTCCctggggcgctgcgggggggggggggggggggaggggggggaatgacctgggagggggaagggaaaaggggaggacAAAATGTTCCCCCTTTGGCCTCAAAATGAAAGCACgttggggggggggctagagaCCCCCCCCATCACCGCAGGGTTGGAGCGACCCAGGCAGGTGTCAGACCCACTtcagtgtccccctcccccgttaTGGGGAGCAGGACTGGTACCCCCTGGGGCCCCACCCTCCCTCAGAGGCACCTGACCCCTGGAGCCATGGGAAAGGAGGGTCGGTCTCTCCCGCTGAAGCTGCTCCACGGTGTGTAAATCCTGGGGTGTTACTGAGACCCTGGCTGTGTGGCCCAGTGGTTAGCGCacctgtggaggggagggggatggagacaGACCAAGGCCCCCCCCACCCATGACCTGGAATGTCCCTGTCAGGGAGATTGAGGGAGGTTCCCCGGCCATcctggggctctgtgctggggggggaccctgctctggctggtggctgggaaccaacccccacccctgccccgggACACTCCTGGAGTCAGGCCCGTTACCTGGTGAGGAAGGTGCCAGATACCCCAGGGATGGGCGCAGCGTGAGaacggcccagggcgggggaggggagagcgcccTGGGGatggacagggaggggaggggggagcgggagagagggggtaggtgggggaggggcaggagtggggtccttgCTGCCCCTCATGGCACCACATcccgcctccccctgcagccacgtcCCTGCCACACTCAGCGCCCCCAACGCCAGCCGCCAGGACCGGAGCCGCCCACGGAGCCACGTGCCCCCCAAGAGTCACCAGCCGGCCGGCACCCACAGGCTGGACACCAGGGTCAAAATTCTCCTGCGGCAGGtaccgggggcagggagccaggactcctggggtctttCCCCAGCTCTTGGAGGGcagtgagggccagtggttagagcagggggctgggagccaggccacaATGGTCATACTGCTGGTTAGAGACCAGCTTGGATAGTGGCCACGTGtcttgaggggaggaggggcgggctgAGCCCTGACTCTGGGGTGTCCCCTGGGACTCGAGCACCCCCATGGAACCTGAAACGGGAGTGGGAcgcaccgtgcctcagtttccccagctgccaTGTGGAAGTGGGAAGCGTTTCTCAGCATGCTTTGCCCTCTGGGCCCGTGCAGCGCTGggtggggcaggacagggtgtggagggaggaagTTGGACCCAGctggtttccccctccctgcgCAGTCTCCATCCGCCTTCCCCCCTTCATGGCAGGTGGATCCAGCGACCCACACGGCCGAGGTCCCGCGAGGCCTCTGGGCCCCGCTGCTGCGCCTCGTCCGGCTGGCCAGTTCCTTGGGGATGCCCTGGCCCGACCATGGATACGAGAGGTTCCGGAGACAGCACATTGACTCGCCCGCCAGCTGGGACGACCCTGACCCCACCGAGTATTGCAACGAAATGATGCCCGATCGCATTAACCGTCCGACCCCCCCTGAGAACTCAAAGAAACCTCCCTGCAAATGGACCAACACCTTCATCCACGCCCCTGAGGAGGAGATCCGGGCCGTCTGCCAGCCCGAGGGAGGGACGCACAAAACAGACAACCTCTTCCTCAGCAAGGAACCGTTTAAGCTGACTGTCTGCACGAAGAGCTCCGGCAGGAAACCGGCCTGCGAGTACGAGGGAGAGCGCCGCACCGCCAAGATAAAGCTGGGATGCAGCTGCTATCCTGTGCACTTCGAACCCCTGACTGAAGAGGAGCCAATAGCCCTTGGCCCTTCCCAACCCTGACCTGGCCACGCCGCctggcccccccgcaccccacacAGCACCAGCGGGAGCAGCCAGCACCCTCAGCTGGGCACGGAgccccacacacagacccccccgtgcaccccgctccccgccgttCTCACCTGTGTCCCCCCATGACTCGCTTTGGGAAATAAAGGGCAATGTCCCAGCTTTATTCCGGAACCGTCTGCTTCATTTGGGAACAGCggctggagggaggggtgcgggtaaggagaggccgggggaggggaggctgagggcagagggctgtgagttttggggggctcagggtggggttgggggcgtGGAAGGGGCGCGTGTCCTGTGCCCTGGGCACCGGAGATTGGAGAGGCAGGTTTGCTCTGCTGAGCCCGCTCTGACCCTGCTGACTGCCGGGGGCCGCGCTGCCAGACGTCGGGCCTGATCCCCCTGGGTCCTGGGTGCCGCTACGGGTGCCTCACACAGAGGGTGGgctgaggaggggcagggacccaGCAGGGCGCCCCTGGAGACCCAGGGCAGCGGGACACCTGGGTCCCATGGCGGGTCCCTTGTGCGGAGGGgagctgagggggggcagggactcagcGGGGCGCCCCCGGAGACCCAGGGCAGCGGGACACCTGGGTCCCATGGCGGGTCCCTTGTGCGGAGGGGGGCCGAGGAGGGGCAGAGACTCAGCGGGGTGCCCCCagagacccagggcagctggagaCCTGGGTCCCGTGGCGGGTCCCTTGTGCGGAGGGGGGccgaggaggggcagggactcagcGGGGCGCCCCCAGAGACCCAGGGCGGCTGGAGACCTGGGTCCCGTGGCGGGTCCCTCGTGTGGAGGGGGGccgaggaggggcagggactcagcGGGGCGCCCCCAGAGACCCAGGGCGGCCGGAGACCCGGGTCCCGTGGCGGGTGCCTCACACAGAGGGTGgctgaggaggggcagggactcagcGGGGCGCCCCCAGAGACCCAGGGCGGCCAGAGACCCGGGTCCCGTGGCGGGTGCCTCGTGCAGaggggggccaaggaggggcagggactcagcGGGGCGCCCCCAGAGACCCAGGGCAGCCGGAGACCCGGGTCCTGTGGCGGGTCCCTCGTGTGGAGGGGGGccgaggaggggcagggactcagcGGGGCGCCCCCAGAGACCCAGAGCAGCCGGAGACCCGGGTCCCATGGCGGGTCCCTCgtgtggaggggggctgaggaggggcagggactcagcGGGGCGCCCCCAGAGACCCAGGGCAGCCGGAGACCCGGGTCCTGTGGCGGGTCCCTCGTGTGGAGGGGGGccgaggaggggcagggactcagcGGGGCGCCCCCAGAGACCCAGGGCAGCCGGAGACCCGGGTCCTGTGGCGGGTCCCTTGTGCTGAGGGGGGccgaggaggggcagggactcagcGGGGCGCCCCCAGAGACCCAGAGCAGCTGGATACCCGGGTCCCGTGGCGGGTCCCTCGTGCGGAGGGGGGccgaggaggggcagggactcagcggggcgcccccagagacccagggcagctggaTACCCGGGTCCTGTGGCGGGTGCCTCGTGCAGAGGGGGGccgaggaggggcagggactcagcggggcgcccccagagacccagggcagctggaTACCCGGGTCCTGTGGCGGGTCCCTCGTGCGGAGGGGGGGccgaggaggggcagggactcagcGGGGCGCCCCCAGAGACCCAGGGCGGCCGGAGACCCGGGTCCTGTGGCGGGTGCCTCGTGTGGAGGGGgactgagggggggcagggactcagcGGGGCGCCCCCAGAGACCCAGGGCAGCCGGAGACCCGGGTCCTGTGGCGGGTCCCTCGTGCggaggggggccgagggggggcagggactcagcGGGGCGCCCCCgcagacccagggcagctggagaCCCGGGTCCTGTGGCGGGTCCCTCGTGCggaggggggccgagggggggcagggactcagcGGGGCGCCCCCGCAGACCCAGGGCGGCCGGAGACCCGGGTCCCATGGCGGGTCCCTCGTGTGGAGGGGGGCCGAGGAGGAGCAGGGACTCAGCGGGGCGCCCCCagagacccagggcagctggagaCCCGGGTCCCATGGCGGGTCCCTCGTGTggaggggggccgagggggggcagggactcagcGGGGCGCCTCCagagacccagggcagctggagaCCCGGGTCCTGTGGCGGGTCCCTCGTGcggaggggggctgagggggggcagggactcagcggggcgcccccagagacccagggcagctggagaCCTGGGTCCCATGGCGGGTCCCTCgtgtggaggggggctgagggggggcagggactcagcGGGGCGCCCCCAGAGACCCAGGGCAGCCGGAGACCCGGGTCCCATGGCGGGTCCCTCGTGTggaggggggccgagggggggcagggactcagcAGGGCGCCCCCAGAGACCCAGGGCAGCCGGAGACCCGGGTCCCGTGGCGGGTCCCTCGTGTGGAGGGGGGCCGAGGAGGAGCAGGGACTCAGCGGGGCGCCCCCAGAGACCCAGGGCAGCCGGAGACCCGGGTCCCATGGCGGGTCCCTCGTGTggaggggggccgagggggggcagggactcagcGGGGCGCCCCCAGAGACCCAGGGCAGCCGGAGACCCGGGTCCCGTGGCGGGTCCCTCgtgtggaggggggctgagggggggcagggactcagcggggcgcccccagagacccagggcagctggagaCCCGGGTCCCATGGCGGGTCCCTCGTGTGGAGGGGGGCCGAGGAGGAGCAGGGACTCAGCGGGGCGCCCCCagagacccagggcagctggagaCCCGGGTCCCATGGCGGGTGCCTCGTGTGGAGGGGGGccgaggaggggcagggactcagcGGGGCGCCCCCAGAGACCCAGGGCAGCCGGAGACCCGGGTCCTGTGGCGGGTCCCTCGTGTGGAGGGGGGccgaggaggggcagggactcagcggggcgcccccagagacccagggcagctggagaCCCGGGTCCTGTGGCGGGTCCCTCGTGTGGAGGGGGGccgaggaggggcagggactcagcGGGGCGCCCCagagacccagggcagctggagaCCCGGGTCCTGTGGCGGGTCCCTCgtgtggaggggggctgagggggggcagggactcagcGGGGCGCCTCCAGAGACCCAGGGCGGCCGGAGGCCCCGTGTCCGGCCGCCGGGCCCTAGAGGCTGCGGTCGAAGTGCACGGGCAGCCCCCCGACGCAGGCCACGCGGATCCGGCGGGTGCTGCTGGCCCCACGGTAGCGGCAGGGGGGGCGGGCGGAGCCCCCGGCCCGGCGGCAGGTGGTGATGCGGAAGCGGCCGTTGCTGTCGTGCAGGTTGCGGGCGACGCGCCTGCCCCCGGGGCCGCACACGTCCTGCAGCTGGCGGGCCGGGGCGTGCACGAAGGTGTTGGTGGGCTTGCAGGGGCTGGCCATGCCCCGCCGCGGCATCATCACGGCGCAGTAGGTCCGGTCGTCCCGGGCCCGGGTCTTGGGGCtgtcgacgtgctgccggaggaacTGCGGGTAGCTGGCCCCTCGGCTCAGCCGCGCCAGGCAGCCGGCCAGCAgcgccagggccagcagcagcccgggCCGGGGGCCCCGCGGAGCCATCGCCTGCGGGGAGAGGGGCGTGGGCAGGTCAGGGGGGGCCGCTTGTCCTGTGTCGTGTCCCTTGGGGGCTCCCTCTCCGCCCAGCCACCTGGCCCTGGatttccctctctcctgcctttGCACCCCCACTGGATCGGGGCCCTGTTCCCCCGGCCCCAGCCGGGCCGGTTCTCCCTCGGCTCTGCCCCTTCGTGTACACATGCGGCGGGATCTCCCTGCGCCCGCCTGGCTCGCCAGCACCGCGTctgcctgcgtcccccattccgggtatcacagccgggcccgtgtctgcctgcgtcccccctcccccgggtatcacagccgggcccacgtctgcctgcgtcccccctcccccgggtatcacagccgggcccacgtctgcctgcatccccccctcccccgggtatcacagccgggcccacgtctgcctgcatccccccctcccccgggtatcacagccgggcccgcgtctgcctgcgtccccccctcccccgggtatcaCAGCCAGGCCCGCgtctgcctgcgtccccccctcccccgggtatcacagccgggcccgcgtctgcctgcatcccccctcccccgggtatcacagccgggcccacgtctgcctgcatccccccctcccccgggtatcacagccgggcccccgtctgcctgcatccccccctcccccgggtatcacagccgggctcacgtctgcctgcgtcccccattccgggtatcacagccgggcccgcgtctgcctgcgtcccccccccgggggtatcacagccgggcccgcgtctgcctgcgtccccccctcccccgggtatcacagccgggcccgcgtctgcctgcgtcccccccccgggggtatcacagccgggcccgcgtctgcctgcgtccccccctcccccgggtatcacagccgggcccacgtctgcctgcgtccccccctcccccgggtatcacagccgggcccgcgtctgcctgcgtccccccctcccccgggtatcacagccgggcccgcgtctgcctgcgtccccccctcccccgggtatcacagccgggccctcgtctgcctgcgtccccccccccgggtatcacagccgggcccacgtctgcctgcgtcccccccccgggtatcacagccgggcccGCGTCTGCCtacgtcccccctcccccggggtatcacagccgggcccacgtctgcctacgtcccccctcccccgggtatcacagccgggcccacgtctgcctacgtcccccctcccccgggtatcacagccgggcccacgtctgcctgcgtcccccctcccccgggtatcacagccgggccctcgtctgcctgcgtccccccctcccccgggtatcacagccgggccctcgtctgcctgcgtcccccctcccccgggtatcacagccgggcccacgtctgcctgcgtccccccctctcccgggtatcacagccgggcccacgtctgcctgcgtccccccctcccccgggtatcGCAGCCGGGCCCGCgtctgcctgcgtcccccccctcccccgggtatcacagccgggcccGCGTCTGCCTACGTCCCCCCTCTCCCGGGTGTCACAGCCGGGCTCACGTCTGCctgcgtcccccctcccccgggtatcacagccgggcccgcgtctgcctgcgtccccccctcccccgggtatcacagccgggcccgcgtctgcctgcgtcccccccccccccgggtgtcaCAGCCGGGCCCACATCTGCCTACGTCCCCCCTCTCCCGGGTGTCACAGCCGGGCCCCCGTCTGCCTACGTCCCCCCTCTcccgggtatcacagccgggctCACGTCTGcctgcatccccccctcccccgggtatcacagccgggcccacgtctgcctgcgtccccccctcccccgggtatcacagccgggcccacgtctgcctgcatccccccctcccccgggtatcacagccgggcccacgtctgcctgcgtcccccctcccccgggtatcacagccgggcccacgtctgcctgcatccccccctcccccgggtatcacagccgggcccacgtctgcctgcgtccccccctccctcgggtatcacagccgggctCACGTCTGcctgcatcccccccctcccgggtatcacagccgggctcacgtctgcctgcgtcccccctctc
This genomic interval carries:
- the LOC142821057 gene encoding ribonuclease-like, giving the protein MAPRGPRPGLLLALALLAGCLARLSRGASYPQFLRQHVDSPKTRARDDRTYCAVMMPRRGMASPCKPTNTFVHAPARQLQDVCGPGGRRVARNLHDSNGRFRITTCRRAGGSARPPCRYRGASSTRRIRVACVGGLPVHFDRSL
- the LOC142821327 gene encoding ribonuclease-like: MPWPDHGYERFRRQHIDSPASWDDPDPTEYCNEMMPDRINRPTPPENSKKPPCKWTNTFIHAPEEEIRAVCQPEGGTHKTDNLFLSKEPFKLTVCTKSSGRKPACEYEGERRTAKIKLGCSCYPVHFEPLTEEEPIALGPSQP